A genomic region of Magnolia sinica isolate HGM2019 chromosome 6, MsV1, whole genome shotgun sequence contains the following coding sequences:
- the LOC131249761 gene encoding probable disease resistance protein At5g63020, whose amino-acid sequence MHDLIRDLAIGITRKRPLFVVKAGMEIRGSIGVQEFTKEVEKISLMRNQIERLSGEPNCPKLSTLLLRENPLSGNISHEFFYRMKSLRILDLSMTGIEYLPESVSNLKNLCMLLLNGCKSLRKVPSLAKLKRLRFLNLNDTGIKEAPDGMECLVNLKELYVSSVEGTNRINDGGCNSLMLPDSIIILRMERCQLSSLPCRSRLQHLQSCDIRWCSMKWLLPIGDNSNIIPSLPSIRTLYLVNLPNLRGLCEGVLPLGSFACLRGLSTWGCQVLENVMSLELFRSLQCLEYINIEKCSEMEEVIKGGEEGDNNNNDNTIMLLPNLKVLELINLVKLKSFCKWVIICPSLSKIYINGCPQLKKIPLSFSDSTSVVSGKIKGSKEWWDALEWDDPNTKTLLLPLFQEEEEEGRGMKRKAEQVEEIASTSQHQ is encoded by the coding sequence ATGCATGATTTAATAAGAGATTTGGCCATCGGAATTACAAGGAAGAGGCCTTTGTTTGTAGTCAAAGCTGGGATGGAGATAAGGGGATCAATTGGTGTACAAGAATTTACTAAAGAGGTTGAAAAAATCTCATTAATGAGAAATCAAATTGAAAGGCTTTCAGGTGAACCCAACTGCCCAAAACTCTCCACATTGTTGTTGCGAGAGAACCCTCTCTCAGGCAACATTTCTCATGAGTTCTTCTATCGCATGAAGAGCCTCAGAATTCTCGACCTCTCTATGACTGGTATTGAGTATCTGCCAGAATCAGTTTCCAACTTGAAGAACCTGTGTATGCTCTTACTAAATGGTTGTAAGAGTTTAAGGAAGGTACCGTCCTTAGCAAAGCTGAAGCGTCTAAGGTTTTTGAACCTAAATGACACTGGCATCAAAGAAGCGCCGGATGGGATGGAATGTTTGGTTAACCTCAAAGAGCTTTATGTTTCATCTGTTGAAGGGACAAATAGGATAAATGATGGTGGTTGCAATTCCTTAATGCTTCCTGATAGTATTATCATACTGAGAATGGAGAGATGCCAGCTGTCAAGCTTACCGTGCCGGTCTCGCTTGCAACACTTACAGTCTTGTGACATCAGGTGGTGTAGCATGAAGTGGTTGTTGCCGATAGGAGACAACAGCAACATAATTCCGTCTTTACCCTCAATACGGACACTGTATCTAGTGAATCTTCCGAATTTGAGGGGTCTGTGTGAGGGAGTCTTGCCGCTTGGCTCATTTGCATGCCTCAGAGGCCTGAGTACCTGGGGATGTCAAGTATTGGAGAATGTCATGTCACTTGAACTGTTTCGGAGCCTCCaatgccttgaatacatcaatattgaaaaatgcaGTGAGATGGAGGAGGTgataaaaggaggagaagaaggtgATAACAACAACAATGACAATACCATCATGCTACTCCCTAACTTGAAGGTGTTGGAATTGATAAATTTAGTGaaattgaaaagcttttgtaaGTGGGTAATCATTTGTCCTTCCCTGTCTAAGATTTATATAAATGGTTGTCCCCAGCTGAAGAAGATCCCTCTTTCCTTCAGCGACTCAACATCTGTTGTGAGCGGAAAAATAAAAGGAAGCAAAGAGTGGTGGGATGCATTGGAGTGGGATGATCCCAACACCAAAACACTCCTCCTACCTCTttttcaagaagaagaagaagaaggacgtGGAATGAAAAGAAAAGCAGAACAAGTAGAAGAGATTGCATCGACGTCACAGCACCAATAA
- the LOC131249762 gene encoding probable disease resistance protein At5g43730, protein MEFLREIARNAWVQYDYSRRLEESLDVLKTEMQELSSQQTDIIIALNTANVVHGKKTKAEVSLWLENVEKVKSTVTKIEEVYGELGRDFSLPRVALGKHVVKKIEEVVKLKEKGRFSEGLLADLLPESGSIPTTKLVGRMTAGRNLEQIWESLMDEEVRTIGVYGMGGVGKTTIMTHIFNKIQSSGILGTAIWMTVSNDSSIERLQKGIARAINLDLSDEEDEMRRKMKLFNALKREKKFVIILDDMWKLFPLEKIGIPEGDAYKVVVTTRSKNVCRGMKCQKKFEVEVLSREEAWELFKEMLGADVVLSPEVEQIAKLVTEECGGLPLGIITVASAMREKDDVREWRNALEELKCSTMEIEGMDDQIRMLF, encoded by the exons ATGGAATTCCTCCGGGAGATTGCCAGGAATGCATGGGTTCAATACGACTACTCTAGAAGGCTTGAAGAGAGTCTTGATGTTCTGAAAACCGAAATGCAAGAGTTGAGCAGCCAGCAAACCGACATAATTATTGCACTGAACACAGCGAATGTAGTGCATGGAAAGAAGACAAAGGCAGAGGTGAGTTTATGGCTGGAAAATGTGGAAAAGGTTAAAAGTACAGTGACTAAGATAGAAGAGGTCTATGGAGAACTAGGGAGAGATTTCTCACTCCCACGTGTTGCATTGGGAAAGCATGTCGTAAAGAAGATTGAAGAGGTGGTGAAGCTTAAGGAAAAAGGTCGATTTTCAGAAGGGTTACTTGCTGATCTATTACCTGAAAGTGGAAGTATACCCACAACGAAACTGGTGGGTAGAATGACAGCGGGACGAAATTTGGAACAGATTTGGGAGTCGTTGATGGATGAAGAGGTCAGAACTATAGGTGTGTATGGCATGGGGGGAGTGGGCAAAACGACCATCATGACCCACATCTTTAATAAAATACAGAGCTCTGGAATATTGGGTACTGCCATTTGGATGACAGTGTCTAATGATTCTAGTATTGAGAGACTGCAAAAAGGTATTGCACGGGCAATAAATTTAGACCTTTCCGATGAAGAGgatgaaatgagaagaaaaatgaaattgtTTAATGCTTTGAAACGTGAGAAGAAGTTTGTTATCATCTTAGATGATATGTGGAAACTATTTCCATTGGAAAAGATAGGTATTCCTGAGGGAGATGCATACAAAGTAGTAGTGACTACTCGATCCAAAAATGTGTGCCGAGGCATGAAGTGCCAAAAAAAGTTTGAAGTGGAGGTTCTTTCGAGAGAAGAAGCATGGGAATTGTTCAAGGAAATGCTTGGGGCTGATGTGGTCCTTTCTCCGGAAGTAGAACAGATTGCGAAGCTTGTGACTGAAGAATGTGGTGGTTTACCGCTTGGAATAATTACGGTAGCAAGTGCAATGAGAGAAAAGGACGACGTTAGAGAATGGAGAAATGCATTAGAGGAGTTGAAATGCTCGACGATGGAGATTGAAGGCATGGATGATCAG ATTCGAATGCTGTTTTAA